AGGAGTCCTTGCAGTTGGCTATCTTGTAGGAGTCGCACAGACATGGAAGCATTATTTTGACTAATCTCCCCGTTTCCTCTTCTACTATCCCAAAGCATTATCTGATTTAACCAAGGTCTTTGTAAGCTTTTTTCTTGAACGAAAACTTGCTGTAAGCCTCGAAGATAGGCTATCTGAAATGCTAGCCATGTGCCTTCGTTACGTTTTAATGGCTTTTTATAAGAAATTGTCCGCAGAAGACTTTCTGTCAACTGAGCAAAGACTGTAATTTCCTGCCACACAGCAGCCAAGGGTAGTTCTAACACTTCTGCCAAGCTACAAATGTCCAAAGGGATGAGGCTTTTTACTTCCATATCCTGAACAATACGGAAGGCGATACTCACCATCTGTCCTGGTGATAATCCACTGATATCAGAGATTTCAATATAATTTTCTGCTAGCCAATGTCGAATACTCAAGCTCATTTAGTTAATCTAATTACACAGTAATTGTCTGTATATGGCAATTATCATCGATCTTTTTCAGTTCAAAAACACATTCATTAAGGATTTTCCTGCCTTCTGACTTGAAAGCAACCTCACCCCCTTCCCCTCTTTGCGGGTTCGCAAAGGGGTGTCCTCTCTTGACGGGGTGAGGTTTTTCATAGCAAAGCTCGTGAAACTAGTTTCATCGTGACTGCCCTGTGCCTTTCTCGTTGAAGTTCCCTGCGGGACGCTACTCTAAGAGAAGCTGCTTTGCGTCTACTGTCTATAAACTTTCTGCTGATACACATCAATAAACGATAGATGAGAGAATTGAGTATTTGGAACGCTTATCTGAATCTAAAATTGCTTCGGTAAAAATAGGGAGAATAAGTGAAGTATCGAAGCTGTTGTCCATTGAATACAAACAGCATCAGAATATAGTTTGGATTATGAGCGATCGCCCTCTAAAATTATTGCTAGTTGACCAAGACCCCATCTTCCGGCTAGGATTACGGGTCGCTCTCGAAGAATTTTCTAACTTGCAAGTAGTATCGGAGGCAGGAACAAATACTGCTGTTTTGCAGATTCTAGCAGAACTTGCCCAACAAGACCTAAAAAGTATAAATTTAGTTGTCTTAGAACTAGGTAATAGTCGCTCTCTCCAAAGCCAGCAAATAGGTTTACAACTGTGTCGGCAAATCAAAACTCAGTATCCAAACTTACCTATTTTATTACTGACTTCTGTGCAAGACCAGGGACTACTGCTGGCAGCCAAATCTGTTGGTATAGACGGTTACTGCCCCAAAGGAACGCCAGTTACCGAATTAGTTGACATTATGCAAGAAGTAGTAGCTGGTCGTTCCTACTGGTATGTCTTCAACGACACAATAGCAGAGGAGTTACCCTCATCTCCCCACCGCCCCACCACCCCATCTCCCCACCGTTTTTTCACTCGGCTATTAGAAAACCTGCGTTTGTCAGGAAATGTCCAAATAGATGCTAATTTAGCGGCAGTAACAGCGAAATTGCAGATTCCTGGACAGCCGATATTAGAACGAGCAATGTTAGCTGGACAGCGACGGGAGTTGTTAGCAGCTCGTTGGTTAATCAATCATTTATTAGCAACATCACAATCCAAGCAAATCAGCGACCAAAGTCAATCTCAAGCTGCTGAGCAATTACCACTACCTGTAGTAAATATCCCTAGCGATCACACTATCACCCCAAACACTCCCTCTCTACTTAGCCCGAGAGCGCTACAAGCCACAATATTTACATCTTGCCTAAATAAACTGCAATTACCCTTGCAAAATGTTACAGATGTGTCTTTAGAAATTGACATCTTGCGTCCAGATAAAAAACGAGAATTACTTTATTTGATTTTGCAAAAAGTTGCTGATATTTTAGATGATCTACGTAATTCCCAAATTACAATTAATCAATTAACTGAAATAAAAAATTCGATTTTACAGGAATTATGGAAGGAAGTTTCAACAGAATTTTTTGGAAAATTTTCTCGGGTAAGATTTGGTAATAATCAGATAGAAATTCTCAATGTAGTATTACAAAGTTCTGGAGTAGTACAAACAGTAATTCTCAGCCAAATTCCCTTAGTTGTTGATTTATTTTCTTACTTATTATTTCAAACAGATTTAATTATTGACAATACTAATTATTCTGCGGGAAGCTTTGAAGCTAATCAACAGGTTGAAATGTTATTAGAAAACTTGTTAATTCAAGTAGGTAATGCTGTCGTCCAGCCTCTACTAAACTATTTAGGAGATATAGAAGATATTAAGCAAAACTTTTATGATCGTAAATTGATTTCCACACGAGAGATTGAACGCTTTAGAAATAGTTTATCTTGGAAATATCGGATAAAAAATTTAGTAACCGAACCGAAAGCTATTTTTGAAAGTCGCTATGACCTATTTGTATTTGCTCCCCGTGGTATTGCCAAAACTTCTATTTATGCTCCTCGTCGTCAAGAATTAGTCGAACTTTCAGGAATTCGTTTATGGGTGACATTGGGACTAGAATTTGGTGATGCGATCG
Above is a genomic segment from Fischerella sp. JS2 containing:
- a CDS encoding DUF3685 domain-containing protein, which gives rise to MSDRPLKLLLVDQDPIFRLGLRVALEEFSNLQVVSEAGTNTAVLQILAELAQQDLKSINLVVLELGNSRSLQSQQIGLQLCRQIKTQYPNLPILLLTSVQDQGLLLAAKSVGIDGYCPKGTPVTELVDIMQEVVAGRSYWYVFNDTIAEELPSSPHRPTTPSPHRFFTRLLENLRLSGNVQIDANLAAVTAKLQIPGQPILERAMLAGQRRELLAARWLINHLLATSQSKQISDQSQSQAAEQLPLPVVNIPSDHTITPNTPSLLSPRALQATIFTSCLNKLQLPLQNVTDVSLEIDILRPDKKRELLYLILQKVADILDDLRNSQITINQLTEIKNSILQELWKEVSTEFFGKFSRVRFGNNQIEILNVVLQSSGVVQTVILSQIPLVVDLFSYLLFQTDLIIDNTNYSAGSFEANQQVEMLLENLLIQVGNAVVQPLLNYLGDIEDIKQNFYDRKLISTREIERFRNSLSWKYRIKNLVTEPKAIFESRYDLFVFAPRGIAKTSIYAPRRQELVELSGIRLWVTLGLEFGDAIAPRLQSLLSFLGSGVVFVLTQIVGRGLGLIVRGILQGIGSVSFSEGKNKKS